In Actinopolyspora saharensis, the genomic window GAGACGGTGATGGGGTCGGCGGGTTCGCCGCGTCCGTACAGGTCGAGGACGCAGTCGTATATCGCGTGGTGGGCAGGACGGTAGAAGTCCTGCGGACGGAGCATCTCGATGACGTTGGCGATGGCGTCCTTGCTCAGCATCATCCCGCCGAGCACGGACTGCTCGGCGGCGACGTCCTGCGGGGGCTGGCGGTCGACGCTTCCGTCCGGTCCGGAACCGGCCTTGCCGTTGGAGGACGGATCGGCTCCGCGTTCGTCGGACAACGACACGGGTTACTGCCACCTCCTGGACGCAGAGCTGCGAGCTGTAGTCCGGCCATACTCGCCACCCGCGTCCGCCGAGGCAACGACCGACATCGGACTCGTTCGAGCGGGTGGTCGTGACGAAGTCACCGGTTCCGGTGAGGTCGCGCTGGGCGCACGGGCGGGGCCGCCGCACGCGCGTGCTCGGACGGCCCTCGCGCGGACGGCCGCCCCCACGAACAGCTTGTGGACAAATTTTGTCCCCTGTGGAAACCGCATCGACCTGAAGACGCGCGCTGTGGACAAGTTGGGGAAAACTTGACCGTCACAGGAAGCAATCCCAGGTAAGCGCCTGTGGATAGCTTGTGGACAGCTCATGGGGACAACTGTTCGTCCACCGGTGTCCCGGACCTGTCGGTCCGAACGACGGAGCAGTGGAACCGCCCCGCCACGACGGAAATCAACACCGCCGCGAGCGCGAGCGGCTTCTCGAGTGGTTCCGCGCGGTGGGCGAACGCGGCGCACACCGCGCGGAACTCACTGGCGAAGTCAGCTGCCCGCCGGGTTGACCTCGACGTACATCGAGGCGTAGACGTCCGGGTGCAGCCGGACACCGACGGCCATCTTGCCGAGCGACTTCACGTTGCCCTTCAGCTCGATGGAACGCTTGTCCAGGCTGGGGCCGCCGGCCTGGCGGACGGCGGAAGTCACGTCGGACTCGGTGATCGAGCCGAACAGCTTGCCCTTCTTGGAGACCTTCTTGGACAGCTGCACCATCCCCATGTTCTGCAGCTGCTGCTGAAGCTCCCTGGCGTGCTCCAGATCGCGAACGCGGCGGTTCTCCTGGGAGCGGCGGATCGACTCGACCTGCTTCTCCGCGCCCTTGGTGGCCACGATGGCCATGCCCTGCGGCAGCAGGTAGTTGCGGGCGTAGCCGTCACGTACCTCGACGGAGTCACCCGAGGCGCCGAGACCGCTCACGTCCGAGGTCAGGATGATCTTCACGGCGTGTCTCCTTTCAAAGCCGAACCGAGGTCAAACCCCGGCCCCGTAAACGACCGAAGCGGAAGTGCACCGAGCAGTCGGTCGGTGTTGTCGTGCGGATACCGCGGACGCCGGACCGGGGCGACGAGCCCGCGCCCGACCGGCCCGGAGCGGGCCGGAGCGCGTTCCGCGCGCGAATTCCCGGGGCCGTGGTCGGAAGTCTCGGTTTACCGGGCGGTCGAGGTGTACGGCAGCAGCGCCATCTCGCGGGCGTTCTTGACCGCGATGGCGACATCCCGCTGGTGCTGGCTGCAGTTACCCGTCACACGACGCGCGCGGATCTTGCCGCGGTCGGAGATGTACTTGCGCAGCAGCGTGGTGTCCTTGTAGTCGATGCTCAGGACGTTCTGGTCGTCGCAGAAGGCGCAGACCTTCTTCTTCGGCTTGCGCACGGGCGCCTTGGCCATGTGCTTGCTCCTTTGAAGAGAGCGAGAACTCCGTAGAGGGCTTTCGTTCGGCCGCGACACCGGTGTCGTTTCCGTGCACCGGTCGCGGCCGGGCATTCGCGGAACGGTATGGCCACACCCCGGACGGAAGAACCGCCGGACCGTGGTGTTCCACCCTGGCTAGAAGGGCGGTTCGTCGCTGAAACCGCTACCCGAACCGGCCGGTGGAGCGGAGCTCCAGGGGTCGTCCCCGCCGAATCCGCCGGATCCACCGGAACCGCCTCCCGAACCACTGCCGCGGCTGATCTTGTTGACCTTGGCCGTGGCGTAGCGCAGCGAGGGGCCGACCTCGTCGACCTCCATCTCGACGACGGTGCGCTTCTCGCCCTCCTTCGTCTCGAAGGAGCGCTGGCGCAACCGCCCCTGCACCACCACGCGCATTCCGCGTGCGAGGGTCTCGGCGACGTTCTCCGCGGCCTGTCGCCAGATGTTGCAGCGCAGGAACAGCGCCTCGCCGTCCTTCCACTCGCCCGCCTGGCGATCGTAGAACCGCGGCGTCGAGGCGACGGTGAAGTTCGCCACCGCGGCGCCGGAGGGCGTGAAGCGCAGTTCCGGGTCGGCCGTCAGGTTGCCGACCACCGTGGTTACCGTTTCACCGGCCATCGCCTGGAAACTCCGTCTCTGTGCTGCGGTCGGGCATCATTGCCGGTCGCCTTCGAAGCGGATCAGGCGGAGGTGCCGACCGCGCTCTGGGCCTGCTGCTGGGCCGCCTTGGCGGCCTTGGCGCTGGCCCGGGCGAGGCGGGCTTCCTTGCGCGGCTGGACGATCTTGCGCAGCATCTTGGTGCGCAGCACGTTCTCGCTGATGTTGAGCTGCCTGTCGAGCTCGTTCACGGTCGAGGACTCGCAGTTCAGGTCCAGCACAACGTAGATGCCCTCGGCACGCTTGTTGATTTCGTAGGCGAGCCTGCGACGGCCCCAGACATCCATCTTCTCGATGCTGCCGCCGTCGTTACGGACGACCTTGAGGTAATTCTCCAGGGACGAGGACACGTTGCGCTCGTCCAGACTCGGGTCAAGAATGATCATGACCTCGTAATGACGCATGAAGACCACTCACCTCCTGTGGACTCACGGCCACGGACTCTCCGTGGCAGGAGGGTCGCCGCGTGGGCGAGCCGGACCAGTCTAGCAACCCGGTGGAAAACTCCGGTGACCTGGGTGTTGTTTCGCCCCGCCCCGGGTGGTGCGCACTCGAGGGCGGCAGCTCGGTCAGGTTCGGCGCAGCACCCAAGTCCTGATGAGCGCCGAGGTCACCCCGGCCAGCGAGATCGCGGCGAGCAACACCGGCAGGGCCACCCTCTTGCCCGTCTCGGAAGGCAGCGCCTCGGCGCTGCCCGCCTCACGCACGCGGTCCTGCTGGTCGTGCTTCTCGTCGCTTCGCAGCTCACCCGTCTCGGCTCTTCCGCCGGGAGCCTCCCCGAACCGGGTGTCCGACCACGGCGGTAACGACCCCGGGACATAAGCGTAGTCCGAGGGGTTCACGTGCTCGGCGGGCCCTGGGGGGTGGTTCGGAGTGGTGCCACCCGGTGTCGAGTCGTCCGTCCGCGGAGCAGGCGAGCTCGACCGCTGCTGCCCGGAGGACTGCTCTCCGGAACGCCCGTCCCCGGAGCGTTCCTCTCCGGAGGGGGCGTCGGTTTCGGTGGGTTCCGGAGCCGAGGACGGCGGGGGCTCGGACGGTGAGGTGGAGGGCTGCGAGGTGCCCGGCTGCTCCTGCCCGGGCACGGAAACCCCGCCGAGGCAGC contains:
- the rplI gene encoding 50S ribosomal protein L9 — protein: MKIILTSDVSGLGASGDSVEVRDGYARNYLLPQGMAIVATKGAEKQVESIRRSQENRRVRDLEHARELQQQLQNMGMVQLSKKVSKKGKLFGSITESDVTSAVRQAGGPSLDKRSIELKGNVKSLGKMAVGVRLHPDVYASMYVEVNPAGS
- the rpsR gene encoding 30S ribosomal protein S18, with product MAKAPVRKPKKKVCAFCDDQNVLSIDYKDTTLLRKYISDRGKIRARRVTGNCSQHQRDVAIAVKNAREMALLPYTSTAR
- a CDS encoding single-stranded DNA-binding protein, with amino-acid sequence MAGETVTTVVGNLTADPELRFTPSGAAVANFTVASTPRFYDRQAGEWKDGEALFLRCNIWRQAAENVAETLARGMRVVVQGRLRQRSFETKEGEKRTVVEMEVDEVGPSLRYATAKVNKISRGSGSGGGSGGSGGFGGDDPWSSAPPAGSGSGFSDEPPF
- the rpsF gene encoding 30S ribosomal protein S6 — its product is MRHYEVMIILDPSLDERNVSSSLENYLKVVRNDGGSIEKMDVWGRRRLAYEINKRAEGIYVVLDLNCESSTVNELDRQLNISENVLRTKMLRKIVQPRKEARLARASAKAAKAAQQQAQSAVGTSA